The region AACGTTGGCATTCTGCAAGCCGCGCTGCTTGACTTCTGCCAAAGTTTTGTTGACGGCGTACTTCTGGTTAATCGAGTTGATCAGCTCGGTTTGGTTGTGCTTCTTAGCAACACCCCAGAGGTCAGCAATCAGATCAAAGGAGCCATCGCTGTTGCGAGACCAGCCGAGATCATACTCACCTTCCAGAACAGCAACGATGTCAGATCGAACGCGCTGACCGTTGTAGCCACGAACATCAGCTTCCGTCTTCACAGAAATACCCAGGTCACGGAGAGAAGCCTTCAGGATTTCAGCGTCGGTGATCTTGGTACGCAGAGTGCTAAAGTGAGACATTTGGATTTCCTCCAGTAGAGATAGTAGAGAAACAACAACGTAGCGTTTTACTTTTGCCTTTGAAGCCGCTTAACAAGCGCGGCTCTTTTGTCAAACTGCTAGCAACATCTGCTAGCCTTTCCTCCTGTTGGGAGCAGGAGAAAGCCTTTTAAAACTCCATTCGCTGATATTCAGCAACGGAGGACGCCGCAGGTCGCGCGCGCTGCCTAGCCCAGTCCCTCAGGGCTGTTACCTGCTCGGTCATTGTCTTAGAAAGCGGTAGAGTTGCTTTGATGGCGGCTATGATATCCAGTTGGGTAAATTCTCTGTCTTGAGCAAATGCCTCATACATTGCAGCGATTATAGCTTGCTCAATTTCTGCTCCAGAGAATCCCTCGGAAACCTTAGCCAACTGATCCAGATCAAAGCGAGCAATTTCTCGACGCCGCTTACTTAGGTGAATACTAAAGATTTGCTGCCGCTCTTCCGCTGTCGGTAAATCGACGAAGAAGATTTCATCAAAACGACCTTTACGAAGGAATTCCCCCGGTAGACGCTCCACTCGGTTCGCTGTTGCCATGACGAACACAGGTGAAGTCTTCTCTTGCATCCAGGTTAGGAAGGAACCGAAGATGCGGCTTGAGGTACCTCCATCCGAGTCAGAAGAACCACTGCTGCCAGCAAAGGACTTATCTAACTCATCGATGAACAAGATCGCGGGTGAAATCGATTCTGCTGTCTTGAGGGCATTGCGGAGGTTGGCCTCTGACCGACCCACCATTGAGCCATCATAAACCCGACCCATATCTAGACGTAGCAGTGGTAGACCCCAGAGACGAGACGTAGTTTTGGCAATCAGAGACTTGCCACATCCCGGCACCCCTAAAATTAACATCCCTTTCGGTTGGGGCAAGCCATATTCTCTTGCCCGCTCAGTGAAGGCATTGGAGCGCTGTTGCAGCCACCGCTTCAGCTCTTCTAAGCCTCCAATCGCATCAAGGGTCTCATCTTCTTCAATATACTCTAGAATTCCGTTGCGGCGAATAAGCTGTTTTTTCTCAGAAAGGACGATATCCACTTCGCCTTCTGTGAGACGCCCAGATTTTACATAGGCTTTGCGATAAACCTTTTCCGCTTCATCGTGCGTTAAGCCTAATGCAGCTCTCAGAAGCTTCTCCCGTGTTTCGGTTGTAGGACGACGGGTTCGGCTCTGTTCTAGCTGATGAGACAGCACTTGGTTCAACTCAGAGAGGTCTGGCAAAGGGTAGTCGATCACAACGACTTCTTTCTCCAACTCAATGGGAACCTGCTGCATGGGGGACATCAGAATAATGGCTTTCTGTGTACCCTTGAAGCTAGCGATCGCATCCCGCAACCACCGAGTTGTCGCTGGTGAATCAATAAAGGGATGTAAATCTTTAAAGATATATATACCGGCTTCTTTCTGCTGAATAGCCCATTGGATTGCTGCTTCCGGAGAGACAGTGTTGTGCTGGGTGATGTGTCGTGCTTGACCATACTCAACTATTCCGTGAGTAACAGTCCAGATGAAAACACGCCGTTGGGGTGATTTTGCTTCTTGAGCAATCTTGGCTATTACTCGCTCTGTCCGCTCTTCCTCAGAAGTCACGAGATAGATTAGAGGGTATTGAGCTTGAATGAGAATACTGATCTCTTCTTGCATGACTATCGACCTAGTTTAGAGACGGCGCAACTACTGCTCAAGCATCATCAAAAGAGCAACACAGTCAGCTCTTTGGCTGGCAAGATTAACAAGGAACTAATTCCTCTTCTCCCTGCGCGCCTGTAGGAGAACCTACTTCCTCGCGCACCTTTTCCACTGAAATATCTTCGGCCAGAATACTGGGCTGATTTTTCAGGGAAACCATTTCTCCATCTTGGAGGACTACAGAGCTAGAGCATTCTGGACAGGCATATACCCGGTGGGAGTTCCCGTAGGATGCTTCTACCTCCTCGACCACTTCCGGGTGACGTAGATAGAAAACAATTGCTCGTTCTACCATGCCCGACATGGATTCGGAGTCAACAGCTGCTCGAATTTTGAGCTGGCGGTGGAGTCCTGGAGGGAGATACAATGTAACCTTTTGCTTGTCTTGCATATAATTTCAATCGTTTTACCCGGGTATGCTATGCAAGCTTATCGGGTTATTCAGACGCTGTCAAGACATTAAACCACTATGACGGCATAACTGTTACATTTCTTTACATAGTTAGGTATGGCAGCTATTCGGGCGGATGACTAAAGGTATTTAACAGGGGTGGAAGCCCATAAGCTTCAATGTTTCTTAAGGCTATAGCCCTGTGATGTTTGTAAAATAAGGATTCGACTGGATTGCCGCTTTCCACCAACTATGCCATCTGAAACTCCGCCATCTCTAGATTTGCCGACTGAATTCACACCCCTGCGAGTTTTGATTGTCGAAGATGACCCCATGATGCAACTGGGTTTAGAGCAGTCATTAACAGCTCATCCCCAAATTACGATTGTGGGGCAAGCTGAAGACGGCTACATGGGCGTAGAAGCGGCAAAAAGATTGAATCCCGATCTGATTGTCATGGATATTGGTTTGCCGCGTTTAGATGGCATTGCCGCCACTCAACAAATTAAAGCGGCACTGCCGAACGTTAGAGTGGTAATGCTAACCTCTCACACCACGGATCAGGAAATTATTGCGTCGCTTTCTAGTGGTGCAGATGCCTATTGCATTAAGGGAGCTAGTGTAGATCGCTTGCTAAAGGCGATTGCCGCGGCCGCAGAAGGAGCTACTTACCTAGACCCCCAGATTGGTCGTCAAGTACTCCAGCATCTTACCCCACCTTCTCCCAGTGGGAATATTGCCAATTTGTCCCAGCGAGAATTGGAAGTCTTAAAACTCATTGTTGAGGGCTACAGTAATCCAGAAATTGCCACAAAGCTTTACCTCAGCGCCAATACAGTTAAGACTCATGTCCGAGGAATTATGAATAAACTATCGGTTGATGACCGAGTTCAGGCAGCGGTTGTGGCTCTGCGATCGGGCTTGGTTTAAAGTCGGTTTAATGATTACTTAGACTTCACTCAAAATTTTAGATGGGGGTTTTTGCATGAGAATGTTGTAGCCAATACCCTATGCTCTGAGTCAGTTACATCTCTCTAAAATTGACAAGCTATCAATCTACATCCCCTGCCAAAAGACCGAACAGGAGATGTGCGATCGTATTTGAGAAAGCCTTTTAGGGAAGCACCATCAGGCGTCCGCGACACACTAGCTGTCCAGATGTTAGAGCAAGTTCCTGAAGAACGACTTGTGAACCTAAATCAACCTGGAAGCCATCTAAGATTAAGGGCACAGAGGTTGGTGATAGCTGAATCTGTAGGGGGTTGAGCATCAGAACTTGAGGGCTTGCCAGTTGCAGACCGGCGCGAATGACGACTGGCGTTGCCTGAAGTAACGCATCTGTTAAGGTGCCAAAGACGGTTAACTGACCCTCATTAATATCAACCTGTTGCCAGCTAATTTGTCGATCTTTTAAATCATCAACTGAATTAGGAATTCCATCCGATTTGAGCAATGTACTGAGGAACTCAGCTACAGCGTTGGAGAGCATTGGTGCCTGAAGGGAGGCTGCAAGGTCAGTTGCTAAAATCAGCATCTGACCCCCCACGGGTACTGGTTCTAAGAGGCGCAGGGGTTTGCCTTTAATCACCTGACTCAGGTTGACTCGAATGCCTGTCCCTTCTAGCTCAAGTTGACTCAGATGTAGCCCTTTATACACCGCACGATTGGCTGTGATGGAAACCGTGGGGATGTGACCGGAGAGGATTTGGCGATCGCCCCCACTAATCTTAAACTCTAAGGTTTCAACTTGTTCGACTTGCGATCGCAGCCATAGCTGAACGGCTGGTGATAACACTTTACTGATAATCCGACTTTTTTTGGACTTCAACGTTGTTGGTGTTTCAACGTCCATTAGCACCTCAAAACGAATAGGACTTATAGAACAGAAGTTTTCTTGACAACTTTTTCACCGATTTTGCCTAGTATGTCAGAAGCTTTTGTGATACTTGTGCAACTGACATACTTAGTTATTGCCTCAAATGTTTCAACGAGAAGGGGATTTAAGGATGAAAGAGTGAGCTAACCCGAAAGACAAGGGAGAAGTCGGCTCGTTGCCTCATCCTGCTGATTTGGCTTGTCCAGCGTCACAAGTCCCCTTCCCAGACACATCGAGTCATTGCCGCACGGTGTAAGTTCTATGATGGTGAGAGAGTAAGTAATTATGCCACCGACATGAGCTGTTTGTACAAAAAAAATGGAGTACTTGCAGTTAACCCCATTCTTGTAATATTTGTACATAGTCGAGTCAGGTCGATCCAGGCATAGGCGACGCTATGCACGTCATCGGTGTTCCTCTAGCAGGTTCTCCCTTGCTCGCTTAGTAGCTCGCCCGGTGCATCGCCCTTCTCTAGAGGTAAATGCTCATACCGTCGTCGGATCATTATGGAAGAAAGAGTACAAAAAATTCTTTCCCAGTGGGGGATAGCCTCACGGCGTCAAGCTGAGAAAATGATCGAAGCCGGACAGGTTCGACTCAATGGCACCGTGGTGCATCTGGGACAAAAAGCCAATCCTGAAACAGATGTACTTGAAGTGAATGGCAAACGGGTCAAACCGAATAACCGCCCTCAATCGATTTACCTATTGCTCAATAAACCCCTTGGTGTTGTTTCCACTTGCCGAGATGCTCACAATCGTCCTACAATTCTTGACCTCTTGCCGAAAGCTCTCTCTCAAGATCAGGGTATCCATCCAGTTGGACGATTGGACGCCCAATCAACGGGTGCACTCCTCCTGACCAATGATGGGACGCTGACATTTCTCCTCACTCATCCTCGTCATCACGTTCCAAAGACTTATTATGTTTGGGTGCAGGGTCATCCACCTGAATCCGTTTTACAAGTTTGGCGTCAGGGTGTTGACCTGTTAGGAAAAAAAACCTTACCTGCTCAAGTGCGGGTACTTCAGCATGGGGTCGAGGATACACTCTTGGAAATTGTGTTAACAGAGGGGAGAAATCGGCAGATTCGTCGTGTCGCCGAACTGCTAAGCTATCCAGTGATTCATCTGCACCGCACTGCAATTGGGCCGATTCAACTAGAACCCCAAGGTGGGCCGGTACTCCCTAGCGGTCACTACCGTTACCTGAATGATTTTGAAATACGTTTTCTCAAAAGCCGAGTCCACCTACCATCAGTAAAAGTGCCAGCAGATATGAAGGAGTACAGGATATGAAGGAGAACAAACGCTATTTCCCACAAGAACAAGTCGAGAAACTAGAAGAACTGGGATCTCGCCTCCGCCAGTTCCGCACAGAACAGTCTATCCCCCTAGAAGAAGTGGCGGCTCAAACTCGAATTCAAGCACGCTTATTGAATGCGATTGAAGAAGGTAGGCTCGAAGAATTGCCAGAGCCAGTTTATATTAAAGGGTTTATTAAGCGCTTTGCAGAGGCTCTGGGTCTAAATGGGGCAGAGTTTGCGAGTGCTTTTCCGACAGGCTCAGCTCTACAGATTGTCAAGCCCGTTTGGCGGCACTTACCAGCGTCTCAACTGCGACCCATTCATCTTTACTTAGTTTATGTGTTCCTGGTCGTTGGCGCGGTCAGTGGCTTATCGTTGGTGGTTCGGCGTTCGGCTCTGGAAGGTGGATTGAGTCGATATGACGCCGAAACGCAGCAAGCACCACAATACCCAACACCCAGCCCATCTGCTCAGCGGAAGCCGCCACAAAAATTACAACCCACCAAAGCGGCTGAAGTCACGCAGCGCAGCCAAGATGGAAAGCCTGTCCAAGTGCGCGTTACCCTCAAAGCTCAGTCCTGGTTGCGAATCGTTGCAGACGGGAAAACAGAGTTTGAGGGCACCTTACCCGAAGGAAGCAATCGCACTTGGGTGGCAGATAAAACACTAATTGTACGAGCGGGCAATGCTGGGGGCGTCTTGGTGGAGTTTAATAATGAATCCGCCAAGCAGATGGGTGCCCCCTATGAGGTTCAGGAAGTTACGTTTGCTGCGAATCCTAATTCTTAAAAACGTTGTTAGATTTTAGTTGTTAGGTTATTCATTTAACAGCTAGAAACTAACAACTAATATTTAAGAACGGATGGGGGCACGACCGTAACTGTAAGTTAGGGTTTTGAGGCGATCGCGTAATTCCCCGGTCAACACATCGGGTCGATAGCGCCATTCCCAATTACCCTCCCCTTTACTCGGAAAGTTCATCCGAGCTTCTGTACCCAGACCTAAAAGATCTTGCACTGGAATAATTGCTTGATTGGCTACACTACTGAGAGCAACGCGAATTAAATCCCACTGGATGCCATCAGCGCTAATACTCCCTAAGTAAAGTAATAAACTATCTTTTTCCTGTTGTGAAAGCTGATTAAACCAGCCTACTGTTGTGTCATTATCGTGAGTACCCGTATAAGCGACATAATTACGCCCATAGTTAAAAGGCAAATAAGGATTACCAGGGCCTCCACCAAAAGCAAACTGTAAAATCTTCATACCGGGAAACTCAAAGCGATCGCGCAATGCTTCCACTTCGGGCGTGATAATGCCTAAATCCTCAGCAATAATTGGCAAATTGCCCACTTTGTCTTGAAGTACCTGAAAAAATGCATCTCCCGGTGCCTCAACCCACTTGCCATTCTTGGCTGTCGTTGCGCCTTGTTCAACCACCCAGTAAGACTCAAACGCTCGGAAATGGTCAATCCGGACAATGTCTACGTAATCCAGTGTGGCCTGAAAGCGTTGCACCCACCATCGGAAGTTATCTTGCTGTAAAGCTTCCCACTTGTAAACCGGATTGCCCCATAACTGACCATCTGCACTGAAATAATCGGGGGGAACCCCTGCCATCAAAGCGGGTTCACCGGTCTGTTCATCAATCGCAAAAATGTCCCGATGCGCCCAGACATCCACACTATTGTGCGCGACATAAATCGGGATATCACCGATAATCTGGATATGATGCAAGTTGGCGTATTGCTTTAACTCCGACCACTGGCGGAAGAATTCAAACTGCAAGTATTGGTGGAAATAGATTTGGGCACTTAACTTTTGCCGCCACTTCTCGATCGCCTCTGGCTGAGCCTTGGCAATTTCTGGTTCCCAAGTATGCCAGCTTGTGCCCTCAAAGGTGTCATGCAGCGCCATGAACAAAGCATAATCTTCCAGCCAGCTCGCTGTCGCGTCACAAAACCCTGAAAATTGCTTTCTTTCCACT is a window of Microcoleus sp. AS-A8 DNA encoding:
- a CDS encoding DUF1257 domain-containing protein — protein: MSHFSTLRTKITDAEILKASLRDLGISVKTEADVRGYNGQRVRSDIVAVLEGEYDLGWSRNSDGSFDLIADLWGVAKKHNQTELINSINQKYAVNKTLAEVKQRGLQNANVKLVLQK
- a CDS encoding AAA family ATPase, producing MQEEISILIQAQYPLIYLVTSEEERTERVIAKIAQEAKSPQRRVFIWTVTHGIVEYGQARHITQHNTVSPEAAIQWAIQQKEAGIYIFKDLHPFIDSPATTRWLRDAIASFKGTQKAIILMSPMQQVPIELEKEVVVIDYPLPDLSELNQVLSHQLEQSRTRRPTTETREKLLRAALGLTHDEAEKVYRKAYVKSGRLTEGEVDIVLSEKKQLIRRNGILEYIEEDETLDAIGGLEELKRWLQQRSNAFTERAREYGLPQPKGMLILGVPGCGKSLIAKTTSRLWGLPLLRLDMGRVYDGSMVGRSEANLRNALKTAESISPAILFIDELDKSFAGSSGSSDSDGGTSSRIFGSFLTWMQEKTSPVFVMATANRVERLPGEFLRKGRFDEIFFVDLPTAEERQQIFSIHLSKRRREIARFDLDQLAKVSEGFSGAEIEQAIIAAMYEAFAQDREFTQLDIIAAIKATLPLSKTMTEQVTALRDWARQRARPAASSVAEYQRMEF
- a CDS encoding response regulator transcription factor, whose product is MRVLIVEDDPMMQLGLEQSLTAHPQITIVGQAEDGYMGVEAAKRLNPDLIVMDIGLPRLDGIAATQQIKAALPNVRVVMLTSHTTDQEIIASLSSGADAYCIKGASVDRLLKAIAAAAEGATYLDPQIGRQVLQHLTPPSPSGNIANLSQRELEVLKLIVEGYSNPEIATKLYLSANTVKTHVRGIMNKLSVDDRVQAAVVALRSGLV
- a CDS encoding DUF2993 domain-containing protein, translating into MDVETPTTLKSKKSRIISKVLSPAVQLWLRSQVEQVETLEFKISGGDRQILSGHIPTVSITANRAVYKGLHLSQLELEGTGIRVNLSQVIKGKPLRLLEPVPVGGQMLILATDLAASLQAPMLSNAVAEFLSTLLKSDGIPNSVDDLKDRQISWQQVDINEGQLTVFGTLTDALLQATPVVIRAGLQLASPQVLMLNPLQIQLSPTSVPLILDGFQVDLGSQVVLQELALTSGQLVCRGRLMVLP
- a CDS encoding rRNA pseudouridine synthase, which codes for MEERVQKILSQWGIASRRQAEKMIEAGQVRLNGTVVHLGQKANPETDVLEVNGKRVKPNNRPQSIYLLLNKPLGVVSTCRDAHNRPTILDLLPKALSQDQGIHPVGRLDAQSTGALLLTNDGTLTFLLTHPRHHVPKTYYVWVQGHPPESVLQVWRQGVDLLGKKTLPAQVRVLQHGVEDTLLEIVLTEGRNRQIRRVAELLSYPVIHLHRTAIGPIQLEPQGGPVLPSGHYRYLNDFEIRFLKSRVHLPSVKVPADMKEYRI
- a CDS encoding DUF4115 domain-containing protein produces the protein MKENKRYFPQEQVEKLEELGSRLRQFRTEQSIPLEEVAAQTRIQARLLNAIEEGRLEELPEPVYIKGFIKRFAEALGLNGAEFASAFPTGSALQIVKPVWRHLPASQLRPIHLYLVYVFLVVGAVSGLSLVVRRSALEGGLSRYDAETQQAPQYPTPSPSAQRKPPQKLQPTKAAEVTQRSQDGKPVQVRVTLKAQSWLRIVADGKTEFEGTLPEGSNRTWVADKTLIVRAGNAGGVLVEFNNESAKQMGAPYEVQEVTFAANPNS
- the malQ gene encoding 4-alpha-glucanotransferase, with translation MPFPRSSGILLHPTSLPSRFGIGDLGLEAYKFIDFLAQSDQQLWQILPLGPTGYGNSPYMCYSSMAGNPLLISPEKLQAQGLLTDEDFANLPEFPLDRVDYERVKQTKMPMLRKACDRFQANASEVERKQFSGFCDATASWLEDYALFMALHDTFEGTSWHTWEPEIAKAQPEAIEKWRQKLSAQIYFHQYLQFEFFRQWSELKQYANLHHIQIIGDIPIYVAHNSVDVWAHRDIFAIDEQTGEPALMAGVPPDYFSADGQLWGNPVYKWEALQQDNFRWWVQRFQATLDYVDIVRIDHFRAFESYWVVEQGATTAKNGKWVEAPGDAFFQVLQDKVGNLPIIAEDLGIITPEVEALRDRFEFPGMKILQFAFGGGPGNPYLPFNYGRNYVAYTGTHDNDTTVGWFNQLSQQEKDSLLLYLGSISADGIQWDLIRVALSSVANQAIIPVQDLLGLGTEARMNFPSKGEGNWEWRYRPDVLTGELRDRLKTLTYSYGRAPIRS